The following is a genomic window from Thaumasiovibrio subtropicus.
TCCCCATGGTCTCTGAATATCTAGGTACCTTGCTTTTCTTCCAAACCTTCTATCTCATGGCTTACTCCATGGAAGTGTTCGCGAAGATCGATGGTTTTCCACAACGTGAGTTAGCTGCGATCCTCTGTGCCGCAGTGACAAACATTGTTCTCGACTACATCCTTGTCATTCACATGGGCTGGGGACTACGCGGTGCTGCCATCGCGACAGGATCAGCGCAAATGCTGCAAATGACCTTGTTGATTTTCCACTTCAAAAGTCGTTCAAGTAACCTGCGATTTGTTCGTGCGATGCCCGATCTTCAAAACATTAAACGCTTTGTGAAAATTGGTACGCCAGACTCTATTACCGAAATGTCAGCCGGCTTTGTTTTGATGGCCTTTAACAATGCAATTTTGTTCCATATGGGGACGCCGGAACTCTCTGCTTTTAGTGTGATTGGCTACATCAACAACTTTATGTTGATCACCTTTATTGGCCTGACTCAAGGTATGCAGCCTATTGTCACTTTCTCACGAGGCCGAAAAGATACACGAAGTATGTGCCAAGTTGCGGTACTCACCGTGAAAGTCGTTCTGGTGATCAGTGCCTTGGCCTATGCTGGTGTTTATGTTTACGGTGACAACCTAGCCCGCCTCTTCCTCGAGGACCCAGAGCTAGTTTACATGTCTCATCAAGCGATGAAGGTGTTCTGTTTAGGCTTTATTTTCTTAGGTG
Proteins encoded in this region:
- a CDS encoding MATE family efflux transporter encodes the protein MGVASTSGIDISNQSIGKALFKFAVPSTLAVWVFAMYTMVDGMFVGRGVGPEALAAVNLSMPFINIMFAISILITIGAGTIVGKLKGEGKQGQANRIFSSAIYFLAGFGALVCFIAYLSVDQVAYMLGARGELIPMVSEYLGTLLFFQTFYLMAYSMEVFAKIDGFPQRELAAILCAAVTNIVLDYILVIHMGWGLRGAAIATGSAQMLQMTLLIFHFKSRSSNLRFVRAMPDLQNIKRFVKIGTPDSITEMSAGFVLMAFNNAILFHMGTPELSAFSVIGYINNFMLITFIGLTQGMQPIVTFSRGRKDTRSMCQVAVLTVKVVLVISALAYAGVYVYGDNLARLFLEDPELVYMSHQAMKVFCLGFIFLGVNVVVSGFFTALESPKKAGVISLLRGFILVMLLLLVLPNVFGPESIWWVTAGAELVTVLVSIRLLGRWLKLNAHKVLPIDPAVAN